GCCGACCAGAGCAAAACCATTTCTCCCAATAGCTGAGCATGAAGCCTGGTCCGTTGAAAGGATTAAAGCAGAGACATTGAACTATGCCCAATATTTGGCTGATAATGCTTTCCCTTTGACCACAAGGGATGAAAAGAAAGCCTGTGCCTATTGCCCCTATAAGCGTATCTGCCGCAAAACAGCTTTACCAAGATAGAAAGAGTTCTAACCGCGAATTTCGCGAATTAAACGAATTAGCCTGCATTATTCATGAATTATTGCCACGAAGACACTAAGTCACGAAAAGTATTAAAGTTATGAACAAGGTCATTTTAAACAGTATTATTTGCATCTGTGAGTGATAATTTTTGATAAGCATATATTTTATTAAACTTTGTGTCTTGGTGACTTAGTGGCTATGAATTATTCAGGTTAGAGGTTTCCTGGTATACTCGACATTACTTGGAACGCGCAAATGGAACTGAATATGGCGTTAGACAATTCATTCCCCCTCGATTTCAGCGATCTCACTCTCCAAAGTTTCCCACTGCTCAAATAGGGCATCAATCTCAGTATTTAAACCATCTATGGCATTTGAACATTCAGCAAGTTTAGCTGGATCAGAGGCATGTTTGGGGTCATGCAGTTCTGTTTCAAGTTCTGATCTTTTGGTTTCAGCTTTTTCAATATCGCGTTCTACTTTGGCAAATTTCTTACGCAGCGTTTTGAGTTGTTCTCGTTTGATCTTATTACTGTTGGGAGTTTTTGTCTCAGAGCTTACCAGATTTGGTGCAACTTGTGCTTTTTGCCAGGTGGTCAGCTGAAAGGTTTCAGCAAAAACTTTGACGGTTCCATCGCCTGCCAGATAAATGATTTGATCACACACCCGGTCCATGAGAAAACGATCGTGGGTGATCAATAACAGAGCCCCTGTAAAATCAGTCAGGTTGTCTTCAAGGACCTCCAGGGTTGGAATGTCCAGGTCGTTGGTGGGCTCGTCCAGGATCAGGATCTCAGCCGTTTCCAACATTAGTTTGGCCAATAATACCCGGGCTCTTTCACCACCGGATAATTGTGAAACCGGGAGCTCTAATTGTTCCTTTTGGAATAAAAAGCGTTGGGCCCAGGCACTGATATGGAGGGGATTCCCATGGTAGATGACTGTGTCCCCATCCGGACTTAAGGCGCGCTTCAAAGACTGGTTGGGGTCTGGCAATTCACGTGATTGATCCAGGGTGATCATCCGGATTCCCTGGGCCAGTTCAATTTCACCACTGTCAGCCTCCAACTCACCTCGTAAAATATTGATCAGGCTGCTTTTACCACTGCCATTGGCACCCATAATACCAACTTTCATCCCTGGGGAGAGGAAGAGTTCCAAATCCTTAAAAAGTAACTTCCCTCCTCTGGTTTTACTCAGTCCCTTGGCATGAAGTAACTTTTTAGAGCGCCGATCACTGGCTTTAAACTCAATACCGGCTTCCATGGTCAAGTTGTTCCGCTGACGCAATTCAGCCAGGTCATCGATCATTTCATGGGCTTTCTCAATACGATATTGGGCTTTCGTTGTACGAGCTTTGGGACCTCTTCGCAGCCATTCGGTTTCCCGACGAACCTTGTTTGACAGCGATAACTCTTCAGTCCGCTGATCACTAAGATATTTTTCCCGATCCTGAATAAACTGAGAATAATTCCCCCTGATCTTTAGGTAGCCGTGTTTATAACGTCGATCAAGATCCATAATATTGTTACAAGTGTTTTCCAGGAAGAAGCGATCATGACTGATCAGAACAAAAGTGAAACGGGCCTGTTGTAACAGTGATTCCAACCACAAGATGCCTTCCAGGTCTAAATGGTTGGTGGGCTCATCCAACAGAAGTAGGTCACAATCCTGAGCCAAAGCAGCGGCAATAGAGACGCGCTTTTTCCACCCGCCGGAAAGGGTTCCAAAGCTCAGGTCAAGATCCGAGAATCGGACTTGGCTTTGAATTTCTCCCAGTCTCTTTTGAATTTCCCAGTCCACGAGATGCTTTGGAAAATGATCGCTTAGGATCTGTCGAATGGTGGCCTGCTCTTCAAAAACATCAATCTGGGGCAGATAGGTAACCGTCGTTTGGGCTGTGATAGATAATGTCCCCTGATCTATCTGTTCCAGACCCGCCAGGATTTTAAGTAAGGTGGATTTACCGGTACCATTAGGACCGATGAGTCCGATGCGATCTCCCAGATGGAGATTAAGAGAAAGATCCTTGAACAATGGGGTGTTACTATAGGATTTATGAATGTTTTGGGTAGAGATAAGAACTTTTGCGGCCATGGGAGGGGGTCAATTCCAATTTAATGAATGGGTTTCAGGATATGGTAGAAGGTGGATCGTTGTTGAACATATAAAGTATGTCCAAGCTTGAGAGAATGGACCACTTGATTTTGGCGCAGTTCCTGAACCCAAAGATTAAAGGGATGTTCGGGTTGCAGATCCAAAACCTTCATCAAGACATCCAGGTCATGGATTTCACCCAGAAGCTTCCCCAGGGCATTACTCAAGACCAAGGGGTGTTCGTGTTCCTCCAACTCATCACCGAACAAGAATCGTAGCTGATACCAGAGTAGTTTTGTTTTTTTACGCCAGGCGTGGATAGCTCTGACGTTTGCCTCCCTTTTAACTCGTTCCAGACCCTTTTTGCCAGAATGAAAGCTAGACTCTATTCTCTGAAGCATTTGATCATCTGAAATTGCGTGAGAGCAGGATTCCAACTGAGCAATAAAGTCTTCCAATAGATGTTTAATGATTTCAAGCTCGGTGTCTACAGGAAGCTGTTTAGCCAGAAACGAATTCTGCTTTAGCCTGGTTTCTATTGCAGGATTAGTCAGGGAGTTGTTTATCTGAATAATAGTTTGATAGGTGTCCAAATTAACCCGAGCATCCCGATACGATGCCAGGATACTACTAAGCTTTTTCATGCAGCCTCTTAGTTCAGTCGCCGATGCAGGATCTATGGCAAGAAGTGCTCTGATGTATTTGGTCCGTTTACGGATACCGTGAATAGCCAATTCAGGCTGGGATTCAATATCAGCCAGGAATTTCTGCAGTTCCATGAGTAGTGTTTTGATTTTTTTTTGGACAGATGACACGACTGCAATATAAGCGGCGCTTGAACCGATGCTATCAGTTGAGTGATTACTATTCCTGTTAAGAAAGATACTATCATTGGTGATTGCTCTGGCAATAATGGTGCTCATGATTTCAATTACAGGATGATCAGGTTCTCTCATGTTGGAAGACTTAAAGCTAATTACCATTGAAAGCACTTTTTGGCAAGGATCCCGCGGGCTGGGTATGGGCTGAGATGCATACCCCAACCCATAAGCAGCAACCCATGGTTAGGGTTAAAATTCGGGAAACAGGCATCTGGTGATGATGCCATAATGATTCCAGGCAATTTCCAGAAGTGCAAGGGGTAGTAATTAGATTAAATTGATCCATTAGGTTTGAGATGGTTCAAGCAATTCGTAATTCGTAATTCATGATTTGTAATTAGATTACTTCATGTTTGGTCTATTGCTTATTCTGTTTGTCGGCTTGATTCTCCTGGTTCATTTTTCAATCTGGAAACCGTTGGATACTTCAGTACTTTACAAAAAAAATCCCTATCTGTTGTTCGGTCATCGGGGTGCCTCAGAAAAAGAACCGGAAAATACTATTCCAGCCTTCAAACAAGCCATTATTGATGGCTGCAATGCAATTGAACTTGATGTGTTTCGTACCCAAGATGGTCATCTCGTCGTCTTTCATGATGATACGCTGGAACGCACCACCAATGGAAAGGGTCGTGTAGGGGATCACACTTTGATTCAACTCCAAACGCTCAATGCCGCTTACCTTTGGCCAGGGCGGAATGAGCAGATCCCCACTCTGAAAGCTGTTATAGAAGCTTTACCAGACGATATTGTTCTCAATTTTGAGATCAAGAATAATTCTATTTTCTTCGAACAGCGCACAGAACGGGAATTGGT
This region of Candidatus Neomarinimicrobiota bacterium genomic DNA includes:
- a CDS encoding glycerophosphodiester phosphodiesterase family protein, which gives rise to MFGLLLILFVGLILLVHFSIWKPLDTSVLYKKNPYLLFGHRGASEKEPENTIPAFKQAIIDGCNAIELDVFRTQDGHLVVFHDDTLERTTNGKGRVGDHTLIQLQTLNAAYLWPGRNEQIPTLKAVIEALPDDIVLNFEIKNNSIFFEQRTERELVRFINENGLRDRVILSSFNPLNIWRVKRSDPNIFTALIWYSPHLFSLRYFAGVHLSHPDMLHPFEENMNWCVKFWSGVKQLPLHVWVVNDAQRMKEFAADPMVKGIMSDDTQLLVETVGEELKE
- a CDS encoding CHAD domain-containing protein — protein: MREPDHPVIEIMSTIIARAITNDSIFLNRNSNHSTDSIGSSAAYIAVVSSVQKKIKTLLMELQKFLADIESQPELAIHGIRKRTKYIRALLAIDPASATELRGCMKKLSSILASYRDARVNLDTYQTIIQINNSLTNPAIETRLKQNSFLAKQLPVDTELEIIKHLLEDFIAQLESCSHAISDDQMLQRIESSFHSGKKGLERVKREANVRAIHAWRKKTKLLWYQLRFLFGDELEEHEHPLVLSNALGKLLGEIHDLDVLMKVLDLQPEHPFNLWVQELRQNQVVHSLKLGHTLYVQQRSTFYHILKPIH
- a CDS encoding ABC-F family ATP-binding cassette domain-containing protein, whose protein sequence is MAAKVLISTQNIHKSYSNTPLFKDLSLNLHLGDRIGLIGPNGTGKSTLLKILAGLEQIDQGTLSITAQTTVTYLPQIDVFEEQATIRQILSDHFPKHLVDWEIQKRLGEIQSQVRFSDLDLSFGTLSGGWKKRVSIAAALAQDCDLLLLDEPTNHLDLEGILWLESLLQQARFTFVLISHDRFFLENTCNNIMDLDRRYKHGYLKIRGNYSQFIQDREKYLSDQRTEELSLSNKVRRETEWLRRGPKARTTKAQYRIEKAHEMIDDLAELRQRNNLTMEAGIEFKASDRRSKKLLHAKGLSKTRGGKLLFKDLELFLSPGMKVGIMGANGSGKSSLINILRGELEADSGEIELAQGIRMITLDQSRELPDPNQSLKRALSPDGDTVIYHGNPLHISAWAQRFLFQKEQLELPVSQLSGGERARVLLAKLMLETAEILILDEPTNDLDIPTLEVLEDNLTDFTGALLLITHDRFLMDRVCDQIIYLAGDGTVKVFAETFQLTTWQKAQVAPNLVSSETKTPNSNKIKREQLKTLRKKFAKVERDIEKAETKRSELETELHDPKHASDPAKLAECSNAIDGLNTEIDALFEQWETLESEIAEIEGE